Proteins found in one Microbacterium sp. LWS13-1.2 genomic segment:
- a CDS encoding DUF4097 family beta strand repeat-containing protein, producing the protein MKTFPAPGPAALRIELQMGRIDVIAESRRDLAVEIGPANPHRGGDRSAADAVRVIHSGSDLRIVGPTRFTLFGSGDSVDVSVRVPTGSDVSLALKYGSIRVAGAVGTARIALDYGDATLERTGRADLGLGHGELRVEHVRGDADVSISSGRARIGIVDGALRLKGSDAGIDVGSVSGVADIATSSGVVHLGDPGPALTVRSAYGPVRIGDLNGGTARVEASYGAVTLGIRSGTAVWLDASSRHASVRNELAAATGPVEGEASLELYARTGYGDITVHRTHPVAG; encoded by the coding sequence ATGAAGACGTTCCCGGCGCCGGGTCCGGCGGCCCTGCGCATCGAGCTGCAGATGGGGCGCATCGACGTCATCGCGGAGTCGCGTCGTGACCTCGCCGTCGAGATCGGCCCCGCCAACCCCCACCGGGGCGGAGACCGCAGCGCCGCCGACGCCGTGCGGGTGATCCACTCCGGCTCCGACCTGCGCATCGTCGGGCCGACGCGCTTCACGCTCTTCGGCTCGGGCGATTCCGTCGACGTCTCCGTGCGCGTGCCCACCGGCTCCGACGTGTCGCTGGCGCTCAAGTACGGCTCGATCCGCGTCGCGGGGGCCGTCGGCACCGCGCGCATCGCCCTCGACTACGGCGACGCCACTCTCGAACGCACCGGTCGCGCCGACCTCGGTCTCGGCCACGGCGAGCTGCGCGTCGAGCACGTGCGCGGCGACGCGGACGTCAGCATCAGCTCGGGCCGCGCGCGCATCGGCATCGTCGACGGCGCGCTGAGACTGAAGGGATCGGATGCCGGCATCGACGTCGGATCCGTGTCAGGGGTCGCCGACATCGCGACGTCGAGCGGGGTCGTCCATCTCGGCGATCCCGGGCCGGCGCTGACCGTCCGCTCGGCCTACGGACCGGTGCGTATCGGCGACCTCAACGGTGGGACGGCGCGGGTCGAGGCGTCGTACGGCGCGGTGACGCTCGGCATCCGCTCGGGCACCGCCGTCTGGCTCGACGCGTCGAGCCGGCACGCGTCGGTGCGCAACGAGCTGGCCGCCGCCACCGGCCCGGTCGAGGGCGAGGCCTCGCTGGAGCTGTACGCGCGCACCGGCTACGGCGACATCACCGTGCACCGCACGCACCCGGTCGCCGGCTGA
- a CDS encoding potassium-transporting ATPase subunit F codes for MIVFSLVGAVLGIAAIIYLVVALVKPERF; via the coding sequence GTGATCGTCTTCTCGCTCGTGGGCGCCGTCCTGGGCATCGCCGCGATCATCTACCTCGTCGTCGCGCTCGTGAAGCCCGAGAGGTTCTGA
- a CDS encoding VanZ family protein, with amino-acid sequence MEDRIILAVLAITLGVVVGVLVFVPFVALSFRRRGGFGVGRFLLWGAALVAVMAIWTYTLLPLPDPDAIRCAGVNVDVTGLAAEVRGALARRGAAAATDPAVAQLLLNVLLFVPLGFFIRVLSDRGVGTAVVVGFALSAFVEVTQLTGVWGLYPCAYRVFDVGDLLTNTLGAVLGSLLALAVPRRLRGSPRLPDAGEPQPVTCGRRLLGMVCDGLAAWLLSLSVVVVVQLTLYLLGAEAAVQDGAAASLVGGATPIAVWLVVTLATGGTVGDHAVQLRFAGGPLPVGLARFLRFLGGIGGWLVLIALPGAWTFVATVFAGLSVVLVFTTDGRGLPGIVSGQRVVDAREPEEPDAGPPGAASASGV; translated from the coding sequence GTGGAGGACCGGATCATCCTCGCCGTGCTCGCGATCACCCTCGGGGTGGTCGTCGGGGTGCTGGTGTTCGTGCCCTTCGTCGCGCTCAGCTTCCGCCGGCGCGGCGGCTTCGGCGTAGGACGGTTCCTGCTGTGGGGCGCGGCACTGGTCGCCGTGATGGCGATCTGGACCTACACGCTGCTGCCGCTGCCCGACCCCGACGCGATCCGCTGCGCGGGCGTCAACGTCGATGTGACGGGGCTCGCGGCGGAGGTGCGGGGAGCTCTCGCCCGCAGGGGCGCCGCGGCGGCCACCGATCCCGCCGTCGCGCAGCTGCTGCTGAACGTGCTGCTGTTCGTGCCGCTGGGCTTCTTCATCCGCGTGCTCAGCGATCGCGGCGTCGGCACAGCCGTCGTCGTGGGCTTCGCGCTGTCGGCCTTCGTCGAGGTCACGCAGCTCACGGGCGTCTGGGGCCTCTATCCGTGCGCCTACCGGGTGTTCGACGTCGGCGATCTGCTCACCAACACCCTCGGCGCCGTCCTCGGCTCACTGCTCGCGCTGGCCGTGCCGCGCCGCCTGCGGGGATCGCCGCGACTGCCGGACGCCGGCGAGCCGCAGCCGGTCACGTGCGGCCGGCGTCTGCTCGGCATGGTGTGCGACGGGCTCGCCGCCTGGCTGCTCAGCCTGTCGGTCGTCGTGGTGGTGCAGCTGACGCTGTATCTGCTCGGCGCGGAGGCGGCCGTGCAGGATGGGGCGGCCGCGAGTCTGGTCGGCGGCGCGACGCCGATCGCGGTGTGGCTCGTCGTCACGCTCGCGACCGGAGGCACCGTGGGCGACCATGCCGTCCAGCTGCGCTTCGCGGGCGGGCCGCTGCCCGTCGGGCTCGCCCGCTTCCTCCGCTTCCTCGGCGGGATCGGCGGCTGGCTCGTGCTCATCGCCCTGCCGGGCGCGTGGACGTTCGTGGCCACCGTGTTCGCGGGCCTCTCGGTGGTGCTGGTGTTCACCACCGACGGTCGCGGGCTGCCCGGCATCGTCTCGGGTCAGCGTGTCGTCGACGCCCGCGAGCCCGAGGAGCCGGATGCCGGGCCGCCGGGCGCGGCATCCGCATCCGGTGTCTGA
- a CDS encoding cysteine desulfurase, translated as MTTPSPAPSPAVLPDASALREDFPLLGERVNGERLVYLDSGATSQKPQAVIDAEVDFLTRANSAVHRGAHTLAAEATELFEDARTTVAGFVGARPEQLVWTSGATAGLNLVAYAIGNASVGRGAPQSARFALRPGDEIVVTESEHHANLIPWQELAARTGAVLRHIPVHDDGTLDMDAAADVIGERTRVVSFTHVSNVLGIVNPVDELVALARAVDAVTVLDACQSAPHLPLDLPALDVDVAVFSGHKMLGPYGIGGLYGRAEVLEALPPFLTGGSMITTVTLDEAAYLPPPQRFEAGTQPVSQAIGLAAAVRYLDGVGMRAVHAHEKQLEARMGEGLRSIPGIRLLGDAPGADRVGLWSFDVDGVHAHDVGQFLDARGVAVRVGHHCAQPLHRRLGLTASVRASTALYNTVDDVDVFLDALSGVRSFFEAGA; from the coding sequence GTGACCACTCCCTCACCTGCACCCTCGCCGGCCGTGCTCCCGGACGCCTCGGCGCTCCGCGAGGACTTCCCGCTGCTCGGCGAGCGCGTCAACGGCGAACGCCTGGTCTACCTCGACTCCGGCGCGACGAGCCAGAAGCCTCAGGCGGTCATCGACGCGGAGGTCGATTTCCTCACGCGCGCGAACTCCGCCGTCCATCGCGGCGCGCACACGCTCGCCGCCGAGGCGACGGAGCTGTTCGAGGACGCCCGCACCACCGTCGCCGGGTTCGTCGGCGCGCGGCCCGAGCAGCTCGTCTGGACGAGCGGCGCCACCGCCGGGCTCAACCTCGTCGCCTACGCGATCGGCAACGCCTCGGTGGGTCGCGGCGCCCCGCAGAGCGCCCGGTTCGCGCTGCGCCCGGGCGACGAGATCGTGGTGACCGAGAGCGAGCACCACGCCAACCTCATCCCGTGGCAGGAACTGGCCGCCCGCACCGGCGCGGTGCTGCGTCACATCCCGGTCCACGACGACGGGACGCTGGACATGGATGCCGCCGCCGACGTCATCGGCGAGCGCACGCGCGTCGTCTCCTTCACGCACGTCTCGAACGTGCTGGGCATTGTGAATCCGGTGGACGAGCTCGTCGCCCTCGCCCGCGCCGTCGATGCGGTGACCGTGCTCGACGCCTGCCAGTCGGCTCCCCACCTGCCGCTCGACCTTCCCGCACTCGATGTCGACGTCGCCGTCTTCTCGGGCCACAAGATGCTCGGCCCGTACGGCATCGGCGGCCTCTACGGGCGCGCCGAGGTGCTCGAAGCGCTGCCGCCGTTCCTCACCGGCGGCTCGATGATCACGACGGTGACGCTCGACGAGGCTGCGTACCTGCCGCCGCCGCAGCGGTTCGAGGCCGGCACGCAGCCGGTGTCGCAGGCGATCGGCCTGGCGGCCGCGGTCCGCTACCTCGACGGCGTCGGGATGCGCGCGGTGCACGCGCACGAGAAGCAGCTGGAAGCCCGCATGGGCGAGGGGCTGCGGTCGATCCCCGGCATCCGCCTGCTCGGCGACGCGCCCGGCGCGGACCGGGTCGGGCTGTGGTCGTTCGACGTCGACGGCGTGCATGCGCACGACGTCGGGCAGTTCCTCGACGCGCGCGGCGTCGCGGTGCGCGTCGGGCACCACTGCGCGCAGCCGCTGCACCGCCGGCTCGGTCTCACCGCCTCCGTCCGCGCATCGACGGCGCTGTACAACACCGTCGACGACGTGGACGTGTTCCTCGACGCCCTGTCGGGCGTGCGCTCGTTCTTCGAGGCCGGCGCATGA
- the sufU gene encoding Fe-S cluster assembly sulfur transfer protein SufU, with protein sequence MSGLESLYQELILDHSKRPHGKGLADEAAEGTAPGSRVATSYQRNPICGDEITLRVRLSGDGTTVDEVTWDGAGCSISQASASMLAALIEEEEERMPRAEASALVEGFREALRSRGEIPLDEEVFGDAAALSGVSKFTARVKCAMLAWVAFEDAVSRA encoded by the coding sequence ATGAGCGGGCTGGAGTCGCTGTACCAGGAGCTGATCCTCGACCACTCCAAGCGCCCGCACGGCAAGGGACTCGCCGACGAAGCCGCCGAGGGCACTGCTCCCGGCAGCCGCGTCGCGACCTCGTATCAGCGCAACCCGATCTGCGGTGACGAGATCACGCTCCGCGTGCGTCTGTCCGGCGACGGCACCACCGTCGACGAGGTGACGTGGGACGGCGCCGGCTGCTCCATCTCGCAGGCGTCGGCATCGATGCTCGCCGCTCTGATCGAGGAGGAGGAGGAGCGGATGCCGCGGGCCGAGGCATCCGCGCTCGTCGAAGGCTTCCGCGAGGCGCTGCGATCGCGCGGCGAGATCCCGCTCGACGAAGAGGTCTTCGGCGACGCCGCCGCGCTCTCGGGCGTCTCGAAGTTCACGGCGAGGGTGAAGTGCGCGATGCTCGCGTGGGTGGCGTTCGAGGACGCCGTCTCGCGCGCCTGA
- the kdpB gene encoding potassium-transporting ATPase subunit KdpB, which yields MSTTITPRTSTGTGPIPGTIVPKPSRARAFSWAQLWAALPGALRKLNPAALWRNPVMFLVWVGAALTTVIAIAEPFLGGPESSGGTAVPFGFTWGIAVWLWLTVLFANLAESVAEGRGKAQAATLRKTRTSTMARRVTAYDEKTDAAADHAETVEAASSDLTLGDIVIVTAGELIPGDGDIVNGIATVDESAITGESAPVVRESGGDRSAVTGGTRVLSDRIVVRITSKPGETFVDRMIALVEGASRQKTPNEIALNILLASLSIVFVIVVLTLNPIASYAAAPVSIPVLVALLVCLIPTTIGALLSAIGIAGMDRLVQRNVLAMSGRAVEAAGDVTTLLLDKTGTITYGNRRASDFVTMPGASDEELARAAALSSLADPTPEGVSVVELAAVRSIHVTAPDGATSVPFTAQSRMSGVDLADGTQVRKGAGSAVLAWLEASGSPVVPASRAQLISETDAIAESGGTPLVVAMLAADGTGRVLGVVHLKDIVKDGLRARFAELREMGIRTVMITGDNPLTARAIAKEAGVDDYLAEATPEDKLALIRREQEGGNLVAMTGDGTNDAPALAQADVGVAMNTGTSAAKEAGNMVDLDSDPTKLIDIVRIGKQLLITRGALTTFSLANDIAKYFAIIPAMFMGIFPGLAALNIMQLSSPASAVTSAIIFNAIVIVILIPLALRGVKYRPANASQILSRNLLVYGLGGVIAPFIGIKLIDLVVSLIPGF from the coding sequence ATGTCCACCACCATCACTCCCCGAACCTCCACCGGCACCGGCCCGATCCCGGGCACCATCGTCCCCAAGCCCTCCCGCGCTCGAGCCTTCAGCTGGGCGCAGCTGTGGGCCGCCCTGCCGGGCGCGCTGCGCAAGCTGAACCCGGCCGCGCTGTGGCGCAACCCCGTCATGTTCCTGGTGTGGGTGGGTGCGGCGCTGACGACGGTGATCGCGATCGCCGAGCCGTTCCTCGGGGGGCCCGAGTCCTCGGGCGGCACCGCCGTCCCCTTCGGGTTCACCTGGGGCATCGCGGTGTGGCTGTGGCTCACCGTGCTGTTCGCGAACCTCGCCGAGTCCGTGGCCGAGGGGCGCGGGAAGGCGCAGGCGGCGACGCTGCGTAAGACCCGCACCTCCACCATGGCGCGCCGAGTGACCGCCTACGACGAGAAGACGGATGCCGCAGCCGACCATGCCGAGACGGTCGAGGCCGCGTCCTCCGACCTGACGCTCGGCGACATCGTCATCGTCACCGCCGGAGAGCTGATCCCAGGTGACGGCGACATCGTGAACGGCATCGCCACGGTCGACGAATCGGCCATCACGGGCGAGTCCGCACCGGTCGTGCGGGAGTCCGGCGGCGACCGCAGCGCCGTCACCGGCGGCACGCGCGTCCTGTCGGACCGCATCGTCGTGCGCATCACCTCGAAGCCCGGCGAGACCTTCGTCGATCGCATGATCGCGCTCGTCGAGGGCGCGAGCCGCCAGAAGACGCCCAACGAGATCGCCCTGAACATCCTGCTCGCGAGCTTGTCGATCGTGTTCGTGATCGTGGTGCTCACGCTCAACCCGATCGCGTCGTACGCGGCGGCGCCCGTCAGCATCCCGGTGCTCGTCGCGCTGCTCGTGTGCCTCATCCCCACCACGATCGGCGCGCTGCTGTCGGCGATCGGCATCGCCGGCATGGACCGTCTCGTACAGCGCAACGTCCTCGCGATGTCGGGCCGCGCCGTCGAGGCCGCCGGAGACGTCACGACCCTCCTGCTCGACAAGACGGGGACCATCACATACGGCAACCGCCGGGCATCGGACTTCGTCACGATGCCCGGCGCGTCAGACGAGGAACTCGCCCGCGCCGCCGCACTCTCGTCGCTGGCCGACCCGACCCCCGAGGGCGTCTCGGTGGTGGAGCTCGCCGCGGTCCGCAGCATCCATGTCACCGCGCCTGACGGCGCCACCAGCGTGCCCTTCACGGCACAGAGCCGCATGAGCGGCGTCGACCTGGCAGACGGCACGCAGGTGCGCAAAGGCGCCGGCTCGGCGGTGCTCGCGTGGCTGGAGGCATCCGGATCCCCCGTGGTGCCCGCGAGCCGCGCACAGCTGATCAGCGAGACCGACGCCATCGCCGAGTCCGGAGGGACCCCTCTGGTGGTCGCGATGCTCGCGGCCGACGGCACCGGGCGCGTGCTCGGCGTCGTGCACCTCAAAGACATCGTCAAGGACGGCCTGCGCGCACGATTCGCCGAACTGCGCGAGATGGGCATCCGCACGGTCATGATCACCGGTGACAACCCGCTGACGGCACGCGCGATCGCCAAGGAAGCCGGTGTGGACGATTACCTCGCCGAGGCCACGCCCGAAGACAAGCTCGCGCTCATCAGGCGCGAGCAGGAGGGTGGCAACCTCGTCGCGATGACCGGCGACGGCACCAACGACGCTCCCGCGCTCGCGCAGGCCGACGTCGGGGTGGCGATGAACACGGGCACGTCGGCCGCGAAGGAGGCCGGCAACATGGTCGACCTCGACTCCGACCCGACGAAGCTCATCGACATCGTGCGCATCGGCAAGCAGCTGCTCATCACGCGCGGCGCGCTGACGACGTTCTCGCTGGCCAACGACATCGCCAAGTACTTCGCGATCATCCCCGCGATGTTCATGGGGATCTTCCCCGGGCTCGCCGCGCTGAACATCATGCAGCTCAGCTCTCCGGCATCCGCCGTCACGAGCGCCATCATCTTCAACGCGATCGTCATCGTGATCCTCATCCCGCTGGCGCTGCGCGGCGTGAAATACCGCCCGGCGAACGCCTCGCAGATCCTCAGCCGCAACCTGCTCGTCTACGGCCTGGGAGGCGTGATCGCCCCCTTCATCGGCATCAAGCTCATCGACCTCGTCGTGAGCCTCATCCCGGGCTTCTGA
- the kdpA gene encoding potassium-transporting ATPase subunit KdpA gives MDSATVWTGVLQIATVFLILALLYRPLGDGIAHIYTADKNWRVERGAYRLMGVDPGSEQTWQAYVRGVLAFSAVGVLFVYALQRFQGVLPYSLGLPAVPEGLAFNTAVSFVTNTNWQSYSPELTLGYTVQLAGLAVQNFVSAAVGISVAIALVRGFSRRGSATIGNFWVDLTRGITRLLLPLALLSAIALMIAGVVQNFNGFTEVGTITGGTQLIPGGPVASQEAIKELGTNGGGFFNANSAHPFENPTPWSSVLEILLLLAIPVALPRAFGRMVGDNRQGYAILAAMGSIAVVSIAAVTWLESLGLGTAPQLAGSAMEGKEVRFGIFGSTLFAGATTLTSTGAVNSMHDSYTALGGMIPMINMMLGEIAPGGVGSGLYGMLVLAVIAVFVGGLLVGRTPEYLGKKIGPTQIKLASLYILVTPTLVLTGTALSFAIPGIRDDVESTSIWNPGVHGLGEVLYAFTSAANNNGSAFAGLTANTPWLNTALGVAMLLGRFIPIVLVLALAGSLAAQKSVPSTMGTLPTHRPQFVGLLAVVAVVITALTYFPVLTLGPLAEGLV, from the coding sequence ATGGACTCCGCCACCGTATGGACCGGCGTCCTCCAGATCGCCACGGTCTTCCTCATCCTCGCGCTCCTGTACCGCCCGCTCGGCGACGGGATCGCCCACATCTACACCGCCGACAAGAACTGGCGCGTCGAGCGCGGCGCGTATCGACTGATGGGCGTGGACCCGGGGTCCGAGCAGACGTGGCAGGCCTACGTCCGCGGCGTCCTGGCCTTCTCGGCGGTCGGCGTGCTCTTCGTGTACGCGCTGCAGCGCTTCCAGGGCGTGCTGCCCTACTCCCTCGGCCTGCCCGCCGTGCCCGAGGGTCTCGCCTTCAACACCGCGGTGTCGTTCGTCACCAACACCAACTGGCAGTCGTACTCCCCCGAGCTGACGCTGGGGTACACGGTGCAGCTCGCAGGACTGGCGGTGCAGAACTTCGTCTCGGCCGCCGTCGGCATCTCGGTCGCGATCGCGCTCGTGCGCGGGTTCTCACGCCGCGGATCGGCGACCATCGGCAACTTCTGGGTCGACCTCACGCGCGGCATCACCCGGCTGCTGCTGCCACTCGCCCTGCTCTCGGCTATCGCGCTGATGATCGCGGGAGTGGTCCAGAACTTCAACGGCTTCACCGAGGTGGGAACGATCACCGGCGGCACGCAGCTGATCCCCGGCGGACCAGTCGCGTCGCAGGAGGCGATCAAGGAGCTCGGCACGAACGGCGGCGGCTTCTTCAACGCCAACTCCGCGCACCCGTTCGAGAACCCGACTCCCTGGTCGAGCGTGCTCGAGATCCTGCTGCTCCTGGCGATCCCTGTCGCCCTTCCGCGCGCCTTCGGCCGCATGGTGGGCGACAATCGACAGGGCTACGCCATCCTCGCCGCCATGGGCTCGATCGCGGTCGTGTCGATCGCTGCGGTGACCTGGCTCGAGTCGCTGGGCCTCGGCACCGCACCGCAGCTCGCGGGCTCGGCGATGGAGGGCAAGGAGGTCCGCTTCGGCATCTTCGGCTCGACGCTGTTCGCCGGCGCCACCACACTGACCTCGACGGGTGCCGTCAACTCGATGCACGACTCGTACACGGCTCTCGGCGGCATGATCCCGATGATCAACATGATGCTCGGCGAGATCGCCCCCGGCGGCGTCGGATCAGGCCTCTACGGCATGCTCGTGCTCGCCGTCATCGCCGTGTTCGTCGGGGGCCTGCTCGTCGGACGCACGCCCGAGTACCTGGGCAAGAAGATCGGCCCGACCCAGATCAAGCTCGCGAGCCTGTACATCCTGGTCACGCCGACGCTCGTGCTGACCGGCACCGCGCTGAGCTTCGCGATCCCCGGGATCCGCGACGACGTCGAGTCGACGTCGATCTGGAACCCGGGCGTGCACGGGCTCGGAGAGGTGCTCTACGCGTTCACCTCGGCGGCCAACAACAACGGGTCGGCCTTCGCGGGGCTCACGGCGAACACGCCGTGGCTGAACACCGCGCTCGGCGTCGCGATGCTGCTCGGGCGGTTCATCCCGATCGTGCTGGTGCTGGCGCTGGCCGGCTCGCTCGCCGCCCAGAAGTCCGTGCCCTCCACCATGGGCACACTCCCCACCCATCGTCCGCAGTTCGTCGGCCTGCTGGCCGTCGTCGCGGTCGTCATCACCGCACTCACGTATTTCCCCGTTCTCACGCTGGGTCCCCTGGCGGAAGGGCTCGTCTGA
- a CDS encoding APC family permease → MALPIFASDALSSVAYAPQELLLILLTGGLAFLAFAPWIAAAVVVLLLVVVISYRQLIKAYPSGGGDYEVARKNLGEIPGVIVASALAVDYALTVAVSVASGVDNIISALPGLNPFRVELAVGFVILIVVMNLRGVREASRAFAIPTYIFIGSVGVMIIVGLFQVVMGNPPVASSAHYAVETQDLTQAAVILLVLRAFSSGCSALTGVEAVSNGVPAFRTPKVRNAQTTLALMGGIAILLFAGLTAIALVSGVHYAENPCDLIGFDCSNPQPSLMAQVSSAVFGMNSVPFFVIQAATAIVLLLAANTAFNGFPLLGSVLSRDGYAPKALNTRGDRLVYSNGMIILGLVAIGVLIVYQANLTNLIQLYIIGVFVSFTLGQIGMIRHWRRGLKAIRSLPADERSGKAVRTELFGLRKGLFINSLGATMTASVLIIVTITKFTHGAWLIFLAIPILSFLMIGVHRYYRDVDHEIAMDDRTHFGSTGDVALILVNKLQKPVVKAVDYALAAKHDKTFAVHISVTKEDAEALEAEWRAHRMPIPLKIVESPYRTYASPIAEFVKKYREQHGSAVITVYLPQYIVGHWWESLLHNRRARRIAQQLMLVHGVSITLVPWLLDSSELIYGRRSRALPGDDRAGRLAVPEVHRAARRAIRPAGPPERADADEPSVPAATP, encoded by the coding sequence ATGGCGCTGCCGATCTTCGCCTCCGACGCGCTGTCGTCCGTCGCGTACGCCCCGCAGGAGCTCCTGCTCATCCTGCTGACCGGAGGCCTCGCGTTCCTCGCGTTCGCCCCCTGGATCGCGGCCGCGGTCGTGGTGCTGCTGCTCGTCGTCGTGATCAGCTACCGGCAGCTCATCAAGGCCTATCCGTCGGGCGGCGGCGACTACGAGGTCGCCCGCAAGAACCTCGGCGAGATCCCCGGCGTGATCGTGGCCTCCGCCCTCGCGGTCGACTACGCCCTCACCGTGGCGGTGTCGGTCGCCTCGGGCGTCGACAACATCATCTCGGCGCTTCCGGGCCTCAACCCGTTCCGCGTCGAGCTGGCAGTGGGCTTCGTCATCCTCATCGTCGTGATGAACCTACGGGGCGTCCGCGAGGCCTCCCGCGCGTTCGCGATCCCGACGTACATCTTCATCGGGTCGGTCGGCGTCATGATCATCGTGGGGTTGTTCCAGGTCGTGATGGGCAACCCGCCCGTGGCCTCGAGCGCCCACTACGCGGTCGAGACCCAGGACCTCACGCAGGCGGCGGTCATCCTGCTCGTGCTGCGGGCGTTCTCGAGCGGCTGCTCCGCCCTGACGGGTGTCGAGGCCGTCTCGAACGGCGTGCCGGCGTTCCGCACGCCGAAGGTGCGCAATGCGCAGACCACCCTCGCGCTCATGGGCGGGATCGCCATCCTGCTCTTCGCGGGCCTCACCGCGATCGCCCTGGTGTCGGGCGTGCACTATGCAGAGAACCCGTGCGACCTCATCGGCTTCGACTGCTCGAACCCGCAGCCGAGCCTCATGGCACAGGTCTCGTCGGCGGTGTTCGGCATGAACTCGGTCCCGTTCTTCGTCATCCAGGCGGCGACCGCGATCGTCCTCCTGCTCGCCGCGAACACGGCGTTCAACGGCTTCCCCCTGCTGGGATCCGTCCTCTCGCGCGATGGCTATGCACCGAAGGCCCTGAACACCCGGGGCGACCGCCTGGTGTACTCCAACGGCATGATCATCCTGGGTCTCGTCGCCATCGGCGTGCTCATCGTCTACCAGGCGAACCTCACCAACCTGATCCAGCTGTACATCATCGGCGTCTTCGTCTCGTTCACGCTCGGTCAGATCGGCATGATCCGGCACTGGCGGCGCGGCCTGAAAGCGATCCGCAGCCTTCCCGCCGACGAGCGCAGCGGCAAGGCGGTCCGCACCGAGCTGTTCGGGCTGCGCAAGGGCCTCTTCATCAACTCGCTCGGCGCCACGATGACGGCATCCGTCCTCATCATCGTGACCATCACGAAGTTCACGCACGGGGCGTGGCTGATCTTCCTCGCGATCCCGATCCTGTCGTTCCTCATGATCGGCGTGCACCGCTACTACCGCGACGTCGACCACGAGATCGCCATGGACGACCGCACTCACTTCGGCTCCACCGGCGATGTCGCCCTGATCCTGGTCAACAAGCTGCAGAAGCCGGTCGTGAAGGCGGTCGACTACGCGCTCGCCGCGAAGCACGACAAGACGTTCGCCGTGCACATCTCGGTGACGAAGGAGGACGCGGAGGCCCTCGAGGCGGAATGGCGGGCGCACCGCATGCCGATCCCGCTGAAGATCGTCGAGTCGCCGTATCGCACCTACGCGAGCCCGATCGCCGAGTTCGTCAAGAAGTACCGCGAGCAGCACGGATCGGCGGTGATCACCGTCTACCTGCCGCAGTACATCGTCGGCCACTGGTGGGAGTCGCTCCTGCACAACCGGCGGGCGCGGCGCATCGCACAGCAGCTCATGCTCGTGCACGGCGTCTCGATCACGCTCGTGCCCTGGCTGCTGGACTCGTCCGAGCTCATCTACGGCCGGCGCTCCCGCGCGCTTCCCGGCGACGACCGCGCGGGACGGCTCGCGGTGCCCGAGGTGCACCGCGCGGCCCGGCGCGCCATCCGCCCGGCCGGGCCGCCCGAGAGGGCGGACGCCGACGAGCCGTCGGTGCCCGCCGCCACACCCTGA
- a CDS encoding toxin-antitoxin system HicB family antitoxin yields the protein MQITPHVEELQRQLAAVASAGGAETAEIAERLAAALEPAARLAILEALSEAAGEVTRQLAPGSVDVRLRGREVDFIVSRPEAETAVETAVAGSGPIALSTGATAGPADDADDATARTTLRLPDSLKTRAEAAAAAEGVSLNAWLVRAVMTSLDPAPGALVHASSSYTGWVR from the coding sequence ATGCAGATCACTCCGCACGTCGAGGAGCTCCAGCGTCAGCTCGCCGCCGTCGCGTCCGCCGGCGGCGCCGAGACCGCCGAGATCGCGGAGCGACTCGCGGCGGCACTGGAGCCGGCGGCCCGCCTGGCCATCCTCGAAGCGCTGTCCGAGGCGGCGGGCGAGGTCACCCGCCAGCTCGCGCCCGGATCTGTCGATGTGCGCCTGCGCGGCCGCGAGGTCGACTTCATCGTCTCGCGCCCCGAAGCGGAGACGGCCGTCGAGACGGCCGTGGCCGGCAGCGGACCCATTGCGCTGTCGACGGGCGCCACCGCGGGGCCGGCCGACGACGCCGATGACGCCACGGCGCGCACGACGCTGCGCCTGCCGGACTCGCTCAAGACGCGCGCCGAGGCCGCCGCCGCGGCCGAGGGCGTGTCGCTCAACGCCTGGCTCGTGCGCGCCGTGATGACGTCACTCGATCCCGCGCCCGGCGCTCTGGTCCACGCGAGCTCGTCGTACACCGGCTGGGTGCGCTGA